One genomic region from Candidatus Nitrosopumilus koreensis AR1 encodes:
- the trxA gene encoding thioredoxin has protein sequence MGITQISDAKSWEVDVINSDIPVFVDFWAEWCGPCRMVGPVVEELAADYDGKVKFVKVNVDEANELASKYNVFSIPTLILLNKGEIVSQQVGAASKESYKNMIDRALA, from the coding sequence ATGGGAATAACGCAAATTTCTGATGCAAAGTCTTGGGAAGTTGATGTGATAAATTCTGACATCCCTGTATTTGTAGACTTTTGGGCTGAATGGTGTGGTCCGTGTAGAATGGTGGGCCCGGTAGTTGAAGAACTGGCAGCTGACTATGATGGCAAAGTAAAATTTGTCAAGGTTAATGTTGATGAGGCTAATGAATTAGCATCAAAATACAATGTTTTTAGTATTCCAACCTTGATTCTCCTTAACAAAGGTGAGATAGTTAGCCAGCAAGTAGGTGCTGCTTCTAAAGAATCATACAAAAATATGATTGATAGGGCATTAGCATAA
- a CDS encoding zinc ribbon domain-containing protein: MEVFDGKKAAQEYMSKHTLAFSTPELTLMRFAFWLGDSVPDPNNEGKGIPRMMTFLTEQDFEPVLIDDEKYEPSGAVKSSGLMGNAYTEQKTDGKFCSECGTSLSATAKFCPECGTTQE; encoded by the coding sequence ATGGAAGTATTTGATGGCAAAAAAGCAGCACAAGAATACATGTCAAAACACACTTTGGCGTTTTCAACTCCAGAGCTAACTCTTATGAGGTTTGCATTTTGGTTAGGAGATTCTGTTCCAGATCCAAACAATGAAGGAAAAGGTATTCCAAGAATGATGACCTTTTTAACCGAGCAAGATTTTGAACCTGTTTTAATTGATGATGAAAAATACGAACCATCAGGAGCAGTTAAGAGCTCTGGATTAATGGGAAATGCCTATACTGAACAAAAAACTGATGGAAAGTTTTGTTCAGAATGTGGTACTAGCCTTTCAGCAACCGCAAAGTTTTGTCCTGAATGTGGAACAACACAAGAATAA
- a CDS encoding zinc ribbon domain-containing protein yields the protein MSFGEVDTLNMLFDKLQSLFDESQGYYESFLDTNNMYKKGQISDKEFFQKLGDYTVAYSALEFLAIKVIFELKKSMGSGSGSTQSPGLMPGMGQPGTMAGGMPGNMPPRAGTAQNPVGGGPPGIVSAQESFNNVGTLPSPDPSLMPRQTAPQNNGNGCSSCGAELRPNAKFCTKCGTKA from the coding sequence ATGTCATTTGGAGAAGTTGACACACTAAACATGTTATTTGACAAACTCCAAAGTTTGTTTGATGAATCACAGGGATACTATGAATCCTTTCTTGATACTAACAACATGTACAAGAAAGGTCAGATAAGTGACAAAGAGTTCTTCCAAAAATTAGGAGATTATACGGTAGCATATTCTGCATTAGAGTTTTTAGCAATCAAAGTAATTTTTGAACTAAAAAAATCAATGGGTTCAGGTTCTGGAAGTACACAATCACCCGGTTTAATGCCAGGTATGGGACAACCAGGAACAATGGCAGGAGGTATGCCAGGCAACATGCCACCAAGGGCAGGAACTGCACAGAATCCAGTAGGCGGAGGGCCGCCAGGAATTGTATCTGCACAAGAATCATTCAACAATGTCGGCACATTACCATCACCAGATCCATCACTTATGCCAAGACAAACTGCCCCACAAAATAATGGAAATGGGTGTTCTTCATGTGGTGCAGAACTAAGACCAAATGCAAAGTTCTGTACAAAGTGTGGAACTAAAGCATAA